DNA sequence from the Malus domestica chromosome 06, GDT2T_hap1 genome:
CAGTGGCGCTATTTCGCCTTCTGTTTTCACAAATAATTGTAGCCTGGTAGCTTTGGACTTGTCAGTAAACAGTTTTTCTGGTGCAGTTCCTGCAGAGATTTCGAAATGCCAGAGACTGATCATATTGAATCTTTGGGGGAACCATTTTACGGGGCCAATCCCGCCTGAGATTGGATCAATTTCGGGACTGCAGGGCTTGTTCTTGGGTAACAACAGTTTTTCTAGAGATATTCCTGAATCCCTTTTGGATTTGAGCAGCTTGACATTCTTGGATTTGAGCAGGAACAACTTTCGCGGCAAGATACAAGACATTTTTGGGAGATTCAGACAGGTGAAGTTTATTTTGCTGCACTCAAACGGGTACACCGGTGGGATCCATTCGTCTGGGATTCTCAAGCTACCAAATGTTTCCAGGTTAGACCTCAGCCACAACAATTTTACAGGTCCTCTGCCACTCGAAATTTCTCTGCCGAAGTTGAAGTTATTTGTCCTCGCCTTTAATCAATTCAGCGGAACTATACCACCGGGCTATGGAAACATTTCGACCCTCCAAGCCCTGGACCTTTCCTTCAACAGCCTAACCGGTGCAATTCCTAGCACCCTCGGAAACTTGAGCTCTCTCTTGTGGTTGATGCTTGCCAACAATTCCCTAACCGGTCCAATTCCACACGAATTGGGAAATTGTAGAAGCTTGCTGTGGCTTAATCTCGCGAATAACAAGCTCTCCGGGCCAATCCCATCTCAGCTAACAATGATTGGGAGAAATGTTCAGCCAACATTCGACATGAATAATCGGGACAATGATCAGATCATAGCGGGATCAGGCGAATGCTTAGCGATGAAGAGATGGATTCCTGCAGATTACCCACCATTCAATTTCGTGTACACGATCCTGACTAGGAAGAGTTGTCGAAGCATATGGGACCGGCTGCTTAAAGGAAAAGGCCTATTTCCCATATGTGCAGCTGGCTCTTATGTACGGACACTTCAAATCTCGGGTTACGTTCAACTGAGTGGGAATCAGCTTTCGGGTCAGCTCCCTGCAGATATCGGTACAATGAGCAATTTTAGCATGATAAATTTGGGTGTCAATAGATTCCAAGGCGAACTCCCTGCAAATATTGGTCAGTTGCCACTTGTAGTGTTCAACATCAGCAGGAACAATTTTTCGGGTCAAATTCCAGAGGAGATTGGGAATATTAAGTGCATGCAGAATCTTGATATGTCATATAACAATTTTTCTGGCACGTTTCCTCTGAGCCTGAACGGCTTGAATGAGCTAAGTAAGTTCAACATTTCGTACAATCCGCTCATTTCCGGCATAATTCCTTCGATCGGGCAGTTGGCAACGTTCGAGAAAGAGTCCTATCTCGGTAACCCCCTTCTGCAGCTTCCCGAATTCATCCACAACTCCACGTATccagaaaacaaaacgaaagggAATCCGAAAAAGCCTACAAAATCTGCTGCACTTATGGTGGTCTTCGGTTTGCTAATTGCTCTCTTAATCTGTGGAGTTTTGTCACTTGTAGCATGCTTATTCGGAAAGAGCCGGCCACAGCCCCCAGCATGCTTGTTGCAGGACATCAAATACCGGCATGACTTGGCCTCGAGCTCTAGCAGTTCATCCCCGTGGCTGTCGGATACTGTTAAGATCATTCGTTTGGACAAAATGGCTTTTACACATGCTGACATTTTGAAAGCTACACGCAATTTTTCGGAAGATAGGATTATTGGGAGTGGAGGGTTTGGGACAGTGTACCAAGGAGTATTGCAGGATGGGAGAGTAGTAGCGGTGAAGAAGCTTCAAAGAGAAGGACTCGAAGGTGAAAGGGAGTTCCGAGCTGAAATGGAGGTTCTTAGTGGGAATGGCATTGGCTGGCCTCACCCAAACCTTGTAACTCTTCACGGCTGGTGCCTTTATGGATCCGAAAAAATACTAGTCTACGAGTACATGGAAGGCGGGACCTTGGAGGATTTGATATCTGATAGAGTGAGACTGACATGGCGAAGGCGAGTTGATGTGGCAGTTGACGTGGCTCGAGCCTTGGTGTTTCTACACCACGAGTGCTTCCCTTCCATCGTGCACCGCGATGTAAAGGCGAGCAATGTGCTGCTAGATAAGGATGGAAAGGCGAGAGTTACAGATTTCGGGCTTGCCAGAATAGTGGATGCAGGGGATAGTCATGTGAGCACAATGGTGGCGGGGACTGTTGGTTATGTCGCTCCCGAATATGGGCAGACATGGCAAGCCACGACGAAAGGAGACGTGTACAGCTACGGAGTTCTGGCAATGGAATTGGCGACCGGAAGGAGAGCGGTGGATGGAGGAGAGGAGTGCCTTGTGGAATGGGCAAGGAGGGTAATGGGAAATGGACGGCAAGGATTCAACCAGTCTGTGATACCGGTTATGCTCATGGGGTCCGGGCTGGCCGATGGGGCGGAGGAGATGTGCGAGCTGCTTAAGGTGGGCATAAAGTGCACGGCGGAGGCACCGCAGTCAAGGCCAAACATGAAGGAGGTTCTAGCTATGCTGCTCAAGATATATAaagatgaaaacatatatagttTACAAAGTAACTAATTTTTATACTCAGattgtgtttatgtaattctttCTGTAAAGAATCGAATCAATTGTGTCCATAATTAAACCAAATGAAATCATCTTCCCCCTACCTTCAAATTGCAATGCATTGatctaattaaaaattaagaataaattgtagtaatggtttctcaattttaactcaattagagtagtggttcctcaactaaaaactcattaccattggtccctcaactcatcaaaacgtgcaactatggTCCTTATCGAACTTCCGTCAAAATGAATCACGTGACATGCACGTGAGGTTGAATCAAAGGGCAAATATGgaaaatcaaataagaaaaattctATCAATagtcctcaactttaattcaactagagaaatggtccatcaactttaatccaattagaGTAATGCTCCCTCAACTtcaacccaattgtagcaatggtcattccaacgtaactcattttgacagaaTCCTGATGGAGTTGACAAAAATAATCATAGctacatgttttgatgagttgagagaccaatggtaatagatttttagttgagggaccattactctaatttggttaaagttgagggatcattggtACAATTTACTCAAAAATTAATCATTGATTAATGACATGTTTACTTGCTTTAGTAATATGGAAGACAATGTCTTGAACAGAAACAGAGCATATGATATATCATCAAGTAAGTCCCCTATGAGAGAACACAAGCAAGTCCCACATGAAAGAACACAAGGAATAtccttaaaattttgaaaagtaaAACAAACGAACGAACAAATATATTACAAACTAcgaatattctttgattaatgaaaaaacaaagaaaaaagaactgCCGAGATGACTACAtttagagactacattgtgaccaACTTAAATGAACAACAAACATCTTATGTATAATAAACTAAACCCTAACCTCTAaatgaaaacctaattctaacgtGTTGGACCCAAACCCTAAacttattatttttggaaaagaaaaaaaaacaacgtATATTTTTCCATGTCTATGAAAAGAGTATGAAGACCATaaatattttacaaaaatacatacgtatattaatatatatgttataCTCTAATATAGATTGTCACGATGGTcctcccaaattttttttttaacaaatgataataTAACTAATACTAAACCATTTAAATTACAAGAAAGATTGGAACATGGAACCTCAAGTTTACAAGCAAATATTTTTAACAAATTGATCTAACACGCCACTTGCCTCTCAaagttaatttaatttttatcttttgtTATCTTAAAACAGAAGAAGGGTGGCTTGTAGTTCAATGACTACAGTCTCTGCCACGTCTTGTATCAAAACTCTTGTCCCTTTATTTACCTTCAAcagaaagcaaaaagaaaatctCAAGTTCCCTTTCCTTGTTTCTTATTTTAAAAAGCTTCGTCAGAACCCGGTAAGTGATGTTTTTACTTTTGAAATTCTTTTTATAAACAATAGCGTTAGTGggttaaattgttaaattttaaaGAGGAGAGAAATCGATGGAGACCAAACCTGCACCAATAGAGAATGCCTACAAATTATTGTTCAGCAATTAACACAACAATTCTCAACATTTGTGGAAGAGTAAAATAggtaaaacaaaagagaaaactttcctcaaaaaaaacaaaaaacaaaagagaaatttGTAAGTTGTTATGATTCAACACTATTAAAAGTaaatggattgtctgccctcccatccTATACTCTCTGCATGCCCTCTTATTTTtgtagtcacggttaagccacgtcaacattttatattctaattgttttttgtcttattatttttataaaaaaatcaatataaactattaacatgacttaaccgtgaccacagaaTATAGAAGGGCATAAGAAGAGTATGGTatggggagggcagacaatccaagtccctaTTAAAAGGGAAAGTTTGCTTAGGTGGATGAATGGTCACAAGATTCTTTTTATAATAGGAAATTACAGTATATTTAATTGTATTAAAATACATAGGCACATGCCACATAACATGGTTTACCCAAATTAATTTTATTGCTTGATTGAGAAGGAATAATTCAAGTCCTCCGAGGAACTTCACACTTTTCTactcctatatatacatatCCTTCTGATCAGTCCTCTCTTGCCAGAAAACTCATTGGAAGAATCCAGTCATCAAATTACATAACTTCCAACGAcgccatggctgccaagatctcctccccctcctcctcctacGGCAATCCCTGCCTTGATCTGTTTTTCCATGTAACACAAAAATACTTCGAGGATGACACCGAGCAGGCCTCACACAATTCCCGTTTGCTTAACTATCTGAAGCAACTTCTGCCCTTGGCCTGGTCTCACAATCCCCTAATCACACCCAAGCTCATAAGCAACCTCGACTCTGGAAAACTTTATGATGAAGCGTTCTTCTCCGCCGTGTTTTGGCTCCACCACAACCACCCAAAGACTCTACTATGTAACGTTTCATTTAAAGACTCGTATGTCCTTATTGACATTCTCTACAGCCTTTTGGAAGGCCAAGATGCCGCTGAGAGGCTGCGCAGAGATCCGGATTACAAGCTGTTGCATGACCGGGTGATGGATCTTTTCGTGGAGAGGTTGAAGTCTGATATTGAAAAGTTGAAGCAGAACAAGCTGAAACTCAAGTTGAATGATGATGTTGGCAATGATATTGATGATGATGTTTTCGTTACTGAGGCTGCAGCGTGGTGCATTAGCACATGCCCCTCGGTAACCAAAGCCACCCGCGCTGTTTTGCTGCGTGAAAGCGTTGAGAGAAGGCTTTTCTCTCCAGAATCATCAGTTCATTCAAAAGAGTGGAAGCGGCTGACGAAGGAGGTTTTGGAGCCCTTGACCAAATACTACAACCGTCAAGGCATTGCTGGACACAAGCGCCGTGACGATAAGAAGTATTTGGAGGAAATTGCAGCAGGCAATTTAAGTGGCATAAAGTACGACGCTCTTCTTCCACATCAGATCATACTctatgctgaagatggcagcgATATCGAGCAAGCGGCTGAGCTTCAGTGGAAGACAATGGTGGAGGGCATGCACCTGAAGGGAAAGTTCAAAAACTGCTTGGCTCTGTATCACACCACCAAATACGCGGACAAGGGAGTTGGACGACGGATGATGATGAGTTTGGCACTTTTGCTGTCTCAACTGAGCGAAGGGCCATGGAAAGGCAAGGTGATCACTTTTGGTAATTCGGCCAAAGATCAGCTGGTACTACATTCGATACGAGGCGATGATCTCAAGTCCAAGTGCAATTTTATGAGGACAATGGAGTCCGACTTGTTTGTTGATTATGAGAAATTGTTTGATATTCCGGAGGTGGCTGCCATTGCCAAGGGGAGTGTGAAGCCGAAGCAGAAGATCAAGAAGGTGTTTGTATTTAGCGAGTCCCTTAGCGGCATACAAGAGAGCCAGTATGAGGCAATACGGAGAAAGTTTAAGGACAAAGGGTATGGAGATGACGCGGTGCCACACATTCTGTTTTGGAATTTTGGGGAATTAGAAGATCCGTCGATGCCTCCAAAACAACATCCAGGGCTGACACTGCTCAGTGGCTACTCCGACAATTTGATCAAGGTCTTCTTGTATAATGGTGGGGAAATTGTCCCGCGCCATCTAATGGAGGCAGCCCTTTCGG
Encoded proteins:
- the LOC103437857 gene encoding probable LRR receptor-like serine/threonine-protein kinase At1g74360, producing the protein MYLSTSKTGSWGAVCSIFLVLDVIMITGASVVAGDSLDTDREVLLSLKAFLQQKNRVNQGIYSQWNQRSSNPCEWLGISCSNDSKRVSRVELSDQKITGEIFRNFSALTALSYLDLSKNTISGALLEDLSQCHSLRHLNLSHNIIDGELNLNGLNQLEVLDLTVNRFYGDLKMTFPGVCSNLVVANLSANNFTGRIDNLFDECYNLRYLDLSSNYLSGEIWSGFIRLTAFSISENYFSGAISPSVFTNNCSLVALDLSVNSFSGAVPAEISKCQRLIILNLWGNHFTGPIPPEIGSISGLQGLFLGNNSFSRDIPESLLDLSSLTFLDLSRNNFRGKIQDIFGRFRQVKFILLHSNGYTGGIHSSGILKLPNVSRLDLSHNNFTGPLPLEISLPKLKLFVLAFNQFSGTIPPGYGNISTLQALDLSFNSLTGAIPSTLGNLSSLLWLMLANNSLTGPIPHELGNCRSLLWLNLANNKLSGPIPSQLTMIGRNVQPTFDMNNRDNDQIIAGSGECLAMKRWIPADYPPFNFVYTILTRKSCRSIWDRLLKGKGLFPICAAGSYVRTLQISGYVQLSGNQLSGQLPADIGTMSNFSMINLGVNRFQGELPANIGQLPLVVFNISRNNFSGQIPEEIGNIKCMQNLDMSYNNFSGTFPLSLNGLNELSKFNISYNPLISGIIPSIGQLATFEKESYLGNPLLQLPEFIHNSTYPENKTKGNPKKPTKSAALMVVFGLLIALLICGVLSLVACLFGKSRPQPPACLLQDIKYRHDLASSSSSSSPWLSDTVKIIRLDKMAFTHADILKATRNFSEDRIIGSGGFGTVYQGVLQDGRVVAVKKLQREGLEGEREFRAEMEVLSGNGIGWPHPNLVTLHGWCLYGSEKILVYEYMEGGTLEDLISDRVRLTWRRRVDVAVDVARALVFLHHECFPSIVHRDVKASNVLLDKDGKARVTDFGLARIVDAGDSHVSTMVAGTVGYVAPEYGQTWQATTKGDVYSYGVLAMELATGRRAVDGGEECLVEWARRVMGNGRQGFNQSVIPVMLMGSGLADGAEEMCELLKVGIKCTAEAPQSRPNMKEVLAMLLKIYKDENIYSLQSN
- the LOC103438186 gene encoding uncharacterized protein; its protein translation is MAAKISSPSSSYGNPCLDLFFHVTQKYFEDDTEQASHNSRLLNYLKQLLPLAWSHNPLITPKLISNLDSGKLYDEAFFSAVFWLHHNHPKTLLCNVSFKDSYVLIDILYSLLEGQDAAERLRRDPDYKLLHDRVMDLFVERLKSDIEKLKQNKLKLKLNDDVGNDIDDDVFVTEAAAWCISTCPSVTKATRAVLLRESVERRLFSPESSVHSKEWKRLTKEVLEPLTKYYNRQGIAGHKRRDDKKYLEEIAAGNLSGIKYDALLPHQIILYAEDGSDIEQAAELQWKTMVEGMHLKGKFKNCLALYHTTKYADKGVGRRMMMSLALLLSQLSEGPWKGKVITFGNSAKDQLVLHSIRGDDLKSKCNFMRTMESDLFVDYEKLFDIPEVAAIAKGSVKPKQKIKKVFVFSESLSGIQESQYEAIRRKFKDKGYGDDAVPHILFWNFGELEDPSMPPKQHPGLTLLSGYSDNLIKVFLYNGGEIVPRHLMEAALSDKEYQTLAVVD